In one Rhopalosiphum padi isolate XX-2018 chromosome 3, ASM2088224v1, whole genome shotgun sequence genomic region, the following are encoded:
- the LOC132924114 gene encoding serine protease filzig-like has product MSQDRLTALRLLSYCWLTVMLLSNTLAFNVVYNKEPLSSSSFQSSSFYQTGSRKFGGYRIVPRACKDESHPFKNDVSITTPTGTGSGTGVCMFNYECTQLGGSVVGSCVDVFLFGACCRLPAGVKVPAAVEQSASTAAAATATVTTSTPGYHYNDLPPLSFQQPVADTILMHRNGSAVQNTYRPDDLFGNFTALMQAHRDRLPPAADMTDVVQQYTTDGGYHQYHHHQHRPPAFADHKITSKVDYGDAATVKLQTLQSYSSSSSSPVSKSTDSVPNIRKTTPSAATVQATTSKQGYGVAHHHNNHKHQHPSSAADDYYDNMVLIPTLTVNDPNVKENNSINHILSILNYTPPTPDRHHADPMDASPSYVVHQVQSSSSPPTSPQALYTWGSIDGGDSKSPGYGSSTFPVTRPSSTSAQQHYDRPATSYYGSTPSTTSTTSSHHLPGPHFHVLSTTTAKPFEPAAPTVIVLSPANDSKNPNKYTTPASTVYATASSSYRPPPSSHVKPSQSIIVTGKPSVSAAYTTTATYHHPQQHHQHQQDVSFVPVSSTTMADKYYNANYQPTVGAVHTSAKPLVSTNYGHRPSTTTTTVGPPSTVSSNNNVFTTVITSVNHQYHNKFQPTATGSGSSSAYTTAKPVVNDGGTVAVLQSSSGGYRPSSAVDEDYPTPVVTPATQVFITASDVHHLQQHHIQQQIHQHLQHHTSSSSYPATAVHGSTADDDPNAVPFNSTDTFAFPPVRDPNVNLTAATQQEKPDVTVVDASGDYDADADPNPHLTADDNLDDKVHLFVEKVVQSLQGNFEDLEKVLMSGDPSSSNVTVANDDPAGWPNKKPATATPTGATPTKKPSKPATAKPTKPSPQPVKWTSTSTYRPTPIVPLQDSAPFLEVTTVSRPVKHPTLLTPVQLFQPTTYATDNKRPTKLPVKLTPSTTVVLDTLNVEHEHHTTAEPDYRKTCGVRPLVRKGGRIVGGTGSTFGEWPWQVLVREATWLGLFTKNKCGGVLITQRHVITAAHCQPGFLANLVAVFGEYDISGEVESKRSISKNVKRVIVHRQYDAATFENDIALLELESPVNYDQHIVPICMPDDEDDFTGRMAVVTGWGRLKYGGGVPSILQEVQVPIIENQVCQDMFETAGHTKTILSSFLCAGYANGQRDSCEGDSGGPLMIEKDNGRWTLIGTVSHGIKCAAPYLPGVYMRTTYYKPWLQTITGVQ; this is encoded by the exons CCGGTAGCAGGAAGTTTGGTGGCTACCGAATCGTACCCCGCGCGTGCAAAGACGAATCTCACCCGTTCAAGAACGATGTGTCCATCACCACCCCCACGGGAACCGGATCCGGAACCGGCGTGTGCATGTTCAACTACGAGTGCACACAACTGGGTGGTTCGGTGGTCGGATCGTGTGTGGACGTGTTCCTGTTCGGTGCTTGTTGTCGACTTCCGGCTGGCGTAAAAGTGCCCGCCGCAGTCGAGCAAAGCGCATCCACGGCCGCAGCCGCCACCGCGACCGTCACCACCTCGACGCCGGGCTATCACTACAACGACCTACCACCGCTATCGTTTCAACAGCCAGTGGCCGACACCATACTGATGCACCGAAACGGGTCGGCCGTGCAAAACACTTACAGGCCGGACGACTTGTTCGGTAACTTCACGGCATTGATGCAGGCCCACCGCGACCGACTGCCGCCGGCGGCCGACATGACGGACGTCGTGCAACAGTACACCACGGATGGCGGTTACCACCAGTACCATCACCATCAGCACCGACCGCCGGCGTTCGCCGACCACAAGATTACGTCCAAAGTGGATTACGGCGACGCGGCCACTGTCAAGCTGCAGACGTTGCAGTCgtattcgtcgtcgtcgtcgtcgccggtGTCGAAGTCGACGGACTCGGTGCCCAACATCCGGAAGACGACTCCGTCCGCGGCTACCGTCCAGGCGACCACGTCAAAACAGGGTTACGGCGTCGCGCATCACCACAACAACCACAAACACCAACACCCGTCGTCGGCCGCCGACGACTATTACGACAATATGGTGTTGATACCCACGCTGACGGTCAACGACCCCAACGTCAAGGAAAACAACTCCATCAACCACATACTGTCCATACTGAATTACACGCCGCCCACGCCGGACAGGCACCACGCCGACCCGATGGACGCGTCGCCGTCGTACGTCGTTCACCAGGTGCAGTCGAGCAGCTCGCCGCCGACGTCACCGCAAGCGCTGTACACTTGGGGCTCCATCGACGGCGGCGACTCAAAGTCACCGGGTTACGGGTCGTCCACGTTCCCGGTTACCAGGCCCTCGTCGACGTCCGCGCAGCAGCACTACGACCGGCCGGCTACCAGTTATTACGGCTCGACGCCGTCCACCACTTCCACCACGTCCAGCCACCACCTGCCGGGACCGCACTTCCATGTGCTGTCCACGACCACGGCCAAGCCGTTCGAACCGGCCGCGCCCACCGTCATAGTGCTTAGCCCGGCCAATGATTCGAAAAATCCCAACAAGTACACTACGCCCGCGTCCACGGTGTACGCGACCGCCTCGTCGTCGTACCGCCCACCGCCCTCGTCGCACGTCAAACCTTCGCAGAGCATCATCGTGACCGGGAAACCATCAGTGAGCGCCGCATACACGACCACGGCCACTTACCACCACCCTCAGCAACACCATCAGCATCAGCAAGACGTGTCTTTCGTGCCGGTCAGCTCGACCACCATGGCCGACAAATATTACAACGCCAACTATCAGCCGACCGTCGGTGCTGTGCACACGTCGGCCAAGCCGCTGGTGTCCACTAACTACGGACACAGGCCCTCTACCACAACGACCACGGTCGGGCCACCGTCGACGGTCAGCTCCAACAATAACGTGTTCACCACCGTCATCACGTCGGTGAACCATCAGTACCACAACAAGTTCCAGCCAACGGCCACGGGCAGCGGTAGCTCGAGCGCGTACACAACGGCCAAACCAGTGGTGAACGACGGGGGCACGGTGGCCGTGCTCCAGTCGTCCAGCGGTGGTTACAGACCCTCGTCCGCCGTCGACGAAGATTATCCGACGCCCGTCGTGACGCCGGCCACGCAGGTGTTCATCACCGCCTCTGACGTACATCATCTGCAGCAGCACCACATCCAGCAGCAGATACACCAACATCTGCAGCATCACACGTCGTCGTCTTCGTACCCGGCAACCGCGGTGCACGGGTCCACCGCTGACGATGACCCGAACGCCGTCCCGTTCAACTCTACCGACACGTTCGCTTTCCCACCGGTTCGCGACCCGAACGTCAACCTGACGGCAGCCACGCAACAGGAAAAACCGGACGTAACCGTCGTTGACGCGTCCGGCGATTACGACGCCGACGCCGATCCCAACCCACACTTGACGGCCGACGACAACCTGGACGACAAGGTACACCTGTTCGTGGAGAAGGTCGTCCAATCGCTGCAGGGAAATTTCGAAGACCTGGAAAAGGTCCTGATGTCCGGTGACCCGTCATCGTCCAACGTGACCGTCGCCAACGATGACCCGGCAGGCTGGCCGAACAAGAAGCCGGCGACCGCTACGCCGACGGGCGCTACGCCTACGAAAAAACCGTCTAAACCCGCTACCGCTAAGCCCACAAAACCGTCGCCGCAGCCCGTCAAGTGGACCAGCACCTCCACGTACCGGCCGACGCCCATCGTTCCGCTCCAGGACTCTGCCCCGTTCCTGGAAGTGACCACCGTGTCCCGTCCGGTTAAACACCCGACCTTGCTCACCCCCGTCCAGCTTTTCCAGCCAACCACGTACGCCACAGACAATAAACGGCCAACTAAGCTACCAGTTAAGCTGACGCCTTCTACGACGGTCGTGCTGGACACGCTGAACGTCGAACATGAACATCACACCACTGCTGAACCGGACTACAGAAAAA CTTGCGGAGTGCGGCCTTTGGTGAGGAAAGGCGGTCGGATCGTCGGCGGAACAGGTTCGACATTTGGCGAATGGCCGTGGCAAGTGTTAGTTAGGGAAGCCACCTGGCTGGGACTGTTCACCAAAAACAAATGTGGCGGCGTGTTGATCACTCAGCGACACGTCATAACTGCCGCCCACTGTCAACCCgg ATTTTTGGCGAACCTAGTAGCCGTGTTCGGCGAGTACGACATCAGCGGCGAGGTCGAGTCCAAGCGGAGCATCAGCAAGAACGTAAAACGCGTCATCGTCCATCGGCAGTACGACGCGGCGACTTTCGAAAACGACATAGCCCTTCTGGAACTCGAATCGCCGGTCAACTACGACCAGCACATCGTGCCCATTTGCATGCCGGACGACGAGGACGACTTCACGGGACGTATGGCTGTGGTCACGGGATGGGGACGATTGAAATACG GAGGTGGAGTTCCGAGCATCCTGCAAGAAGTACAAGTTCCTATAATTGAAAACCAAGTATGCCAGGACATGTTTGAGACAGCAGGACACACAAAGACCATACTTAGCAGCTTTTTATGTGCCGGTTACGCCAACGGACAGAGAGATTCCTGCGAG GGTGACAGTGGTGGGCCTCTGATGATCGAAAAGGATAACGGCCGCTGGACGTTGATCGGCACAGTGTCACATGGCATTAAGTGCGCCGCACCGTATCTTCCGGGCGTCTACATGAGGACCACGTACTACAAACCGTGGCTGCAGACCATCACAGGCGTACAGTAG